Proteins encoded together in one Lathyrus oleraceus cultivar Zhongwan6 chromosome 5, CAAS_Psat_ZW6_1.0, whole genome shotgun sequence window:
- the LOC127086411 gene encoding increased DNA methylation 3, with the protein MDFKGKNLCYKRKSLTTKPTKIIVSDRKFLIDFIITTYLGPDVKSDNPKCSSLQRLFSGLPPYTSNDLGSSYVTISLLEKLYYYLLKNALPELILDLDMFHMYLKGKLDLPNSEFSEGCQQFTNIFPLSLHQQIWYPDSFRIVKGVVLIDDPLVSLCVKDEDLDRFRSLTGVTTFKLDLSECLRVRIHPRSSKESDNDNDNDSGCVNNEGSQSEKFQPECTRKYAGVDTPLMSEFPNSASGNPSSNTMCDSDGPSMMPLLSLPNIDNCVQDCSIVLTGTAKRAILGPSIGVVDIGISKVAYLFRVSLPGVKREYNQFSCDIESDGKVEIRGLLSGGRTIEKQSRFFEMKTQQLCSPGPFTLSFNLPGPVDPRLFAPNFRTDGIFEGVVIKL; encoded by the exons ATGGATTTCAAAGGAAAAAACCTCTGTTACAAGCGAAAATCTCTCACAACCAAACCAACGAAAATCATAGTAAGTGACAGAAAATTCCTCATTGATTTCATAATCACAACTTACCTAGGACCCGACGTTAAGTCTGATAATCCTAAATGTTCATCACTTCAAAGACTTTTCTCAGGTTTACCACCTTATACTTCCAATGATTTAGGTTCTTCTTATGTTACAATTTCTCTCTTAGAGAAATTGTATTACTATCTCCTTAAAAATGCACTTCCTGAACTTATATTAGATCTTGACATGTTTCATATGTATTTAAAGGGAAAATTGGACTTGCCCAATTCTGAATTTTCAGAGGGTTGTCAACAATTCACAAATATTTTCCCTTTGAGTCTACATCAACAGATTTGGTATCCTGATAGCTTTAGAATTGTTAAAGGGGTTGTTTTGATTGATGACCCTCTTGTTTCGTTGTGTGTTAAAGACGAGGATTTGGATAGGTTTAGGTCGTTAACCGGTGTTACTACTTTCAAGTTGGATTTAAGTGAATGTCTTCGTGTTCGGATTCACCCTCGGTCGAGCAAAGAAAGTGATAATGATAATGATAATGATAGTGGCTGTGTTAACAATGAGGGGTCGCAGTCGGAGAAGTTTCAACCAGAGTGTACGAGAAAGTATGCTGGTGTGGATACTCCTTTAATGTCGGAATTTCCGAATTCTGCTAGTGGCAATCCTTCTTCCAACACGATGTGTGATTCTGATGGGCCTTCAATGATGCCGCTTCTCTCGTTACCTAACATTGACAATTGTGTGCAAGATTGTTCTATTGTTTTAACAGGAACAGCGAAGAGAGCGATACTTGGTCCGTCCATTGGTGTTGTGGATATTGGTATTAGTAAAGTGGCGTATCTGTTTCGAGTTTCCTTACCAGGTGTCAAGAGAGAGTACA ATCAGTTTAGTTGTGATATTGAATCGGATGGGAAGGTTGAGATCAGAGGGCTGTTATCTGGTGGAAGAACTATAGAGAAACAGTCACGTTTTTTCGAGATGAAAACTCAGCAGTTATGCTCTCCTGGACCATTCACACTTTCATTCAATCTTCCAGGACCAGTTGATCCAAGACTCTTTGCACCGAACTTTAGGACTGATGGAATTTTTGAAGGAGTTGTAATCAAGCTCTAG